The nucleotide sequence GAGAATATGCTCCTCTTCTGCGGGTGATTCGGTATGAAGTTCAAGATTGGAGGAGATATTGGCCTCTGCAGGTGAAATCTCAGCTGGTAGTTCAGTGACTATTGCCAAGCTGGAGGACATAGTGTCTATATATTCCTCTGGAAGAGGTAATACAGAGGCAACTTCCAAAATTGAGGGCACAGTCGCCTCTGCAGGTGAACTTGGTACTGGGTTGAGTTTTTTCCAGCTGGCCAGCGAGGGTATGGCCACTTTGTCGGATTCGTGCTCCACCAGATGGTTCTTGCGACGCATGTGGGTCCTTAGGCTCGCCTTGCTGTTGTAGGTGAGCTCGCACACGGGACACTTGTGCTCCGAGCACTGATGCTTGTCCAGGTGGTGCTGAAGGAGGAACTTCTCGCCGCACTCCTGGCACTTGTAGTTCTTGTCCAGGTGGCTCTTCTGGTAGTGCTGTCGCAGCAGGCGAAGGCTGGTGAAGCTGCGGGCTCCCCTGGTGGCCACATGGTAGATGCACTTTTCCACAGGACAATGGAAAGCGGTGTTGGAACCACCTGGCGAGGGCGGGAGCACTTCCTGGTGGCGCTGACGCAGGTGCAGCTGATAGTGACTGAGGTTCCCAAAAACCAAATTAGGACACTTTTGGCATCTGTGCTCCCGCACGGGCAGCAATTCGCGAATTTCCGGCGTATATTTTTCGCAGTGCATTTCCCTTTGAAAGGGCAGTGCTATCGATAAAGAACATATCGCAAATTATCGACTACCATTGTGTGGTATTTTTTAAACCATCCACGCACGGTCACTCTGCCACGAgaaatttgtattattataACGTAAACGTCGCAATCGGTTACAAAATTCGAGGTAACGATCGCTTTCGAAAGAATATTTGTGCAGGTGTGACAAGCTAATAATAACAGCCAAATAAGGGCAGCCAAAAATAAGGCCTCAAAAATAATTAGATAAAACTTAAAATCAGATAAAAATGTGCACTATGTGTGCATTTCAACCTATACCAATGTGTATCTGCGTGTGCGTGCgaataaaaatatacattaaaaattaGCGCAAATTAAATCGGGCTGTGGTTATATGTGGTATATATGGTATTATCTGTCGGGCTGTGAAGTGTACTAATCTAAAGAGATTTAATTACCACATAAATCGAAAGCAACAAGCAGTTTCAACTGGACAACACAAACCACCTACACAAAcaaacacacatacacacacacacctgtAATCATATCATCTTTTGCTCTTGTTTTTACCACGCCCCCCGCGTCCTTGCCGCCCACCAAAGTGGTTATTTTTGGCGCGACTACGTCATCTGTAGCATCGGGCCAAAAACATCTGGCGGTGCGAAAGATAATGTGCGGAGCACACATCTTCCAAAACCTACACCATCATCGTTCTACAGGGGAGGGTTTTAATTTCGTTTTCAGTTTCGGTTCCGTTCTGAAAAAGCGGTCTCAAAAGGGCGTCCACAAGGTCGCTCCAACTCAAATCCAGTTCTATTCACAAAACACTCTTCACCGACCCAAGTAATTGTGCGCAATTTCACTACCATTTACCTCCAAAATATCTTCAATTATTCCATTTTCTGATTTACCCACTAATGTAATTGGGTGTACGGCAATTTTGTTGAATGAAAAAACGCCCCTTATGCCTAAAGTTCGATTCATTAAATTTACATATGGCGGAGGAATGCACGAAATCGAAATTAACACAAAggctaaaattaaatacatatTAAGGCGTTTTTTAAATCTCTTCTGATCGCCTCGAGTGGCAGACCTTGTACGCACAGACATACACAGCTGAATATTCTAATTTATTATACTCTTTTAAAAAGTTATTATGAAATTAGATAGAATAATGATTGAGCTGAAATTTCTATTACatagttttttaatacatttttaaa is from Drosophila suzukii chromosome 3, CBGP_Dsuzu_IsoJpt1.0, whole genome shotgun sequence and encodes:
- the Asciz gene encoding uncharacterized protein Asciz, whose product is MHCEKYTPEIRELLPVREHRCQKCPNLVFGNLSHYQLHLRQRHQEVLPPSPGGSNTAFHCPVEKCIYHVATRGARSFTSLRLLRQHYQKSHLDKNYKCQECGEKFLLQHHLDKHQCSEHKCPVCELTYNSKASLRTHMRRKNHLVEHESDKVAIPSLASWKKLNPVPSSPAEATVPSILEVASVLPLPEEYIDTMSSSLAIVTELPAEISPAEANISSNLELHTESPAEEEHILCFLPIMDYSLELSSQKLDMETQTEEDDLNKIRNEVLAPLLRDIETQTPDTRGDIATMTDDFPEEQEQVAQSVAVGSEFHSYPENAPMFDLQTSAHMYTQTCDDLFEELGLSHIQTQTHWPDGLYNTQHTQTCDEIMDELFPDNFQSTCTQTRWLDWKDTGEGES